In a genomic window of Microbacterium amylolyticum:
- a CDS encoding dihydrodipicolinate synthase family protein, with product MTTLNIPDRVLFFPVTAFDAHDRVDEDLVGAPQEGLIAYVEQIAAATDLPLVVYHRANAQFTPSSIARLLQNPQIAGVKDGAPLIDPSPEQINRLAAIIAHGEELAG from the coding sequence ATGACAACGCTGAACATCCCCGATCGCGTCCTGTTCTTCCCCGTCACAGCGTTCGACGCACATGATCGCGTCGACGAGGACCTCGTGGGCGCTCCACAAGAGGGCCTCATCGCCTACGTCGAACAGATCGCCGCGGCAACAGATCTCCCCCTCGTCGTCTACCACCGTGCCAACGCCCAGTTCACGCCATCGTCGATCGCCCGGCTGCTCCAAAATCCCCAGATCGCCGGTGTCAAAGACGGCGCGCCCCTCATCGATCCGTCCCCCGAGCAGATCAACCGCCTCGCTGCCATCATCGCGCACGGAGAAGAGCTCGCGGGATGA
- a CDS encoding Gfo/Idh/MocA family protein: MTRLRYAIIGTGSRAQMYLDAIATTHADVAELVAWSDTNPGRLDWSRAQHPGLGTPARFDTDDIAGAVRAHAIDRVIVTTPDVTHAHYVVAALEAGADAIVEKPLTTTADGLRSIADAAERTGRSVTVTFNYRYSPRNAALKNIVASGEIGEVTSVDFSWMLDTSHGADYFRRWHRDKSTSGGLLIHKSSHHFDLVGWWLDDVASRVFASGGLRFYGADNAAARGLGERPDRGSADSSLSDRFTLDMRNDDKLRGLYLDQEHHDGYLRDRDVFSGGITIEDNLALIVDYARGATMSYSLNAHSPWEGYIVAINGTQGRAELTVVERGATLAGDGKDVVVDPSATPDDVTATDTRPEGERLVVQKHFSPAEEIPIPRGEGGHGGGDAKLLHDVFVGTRPDPLGFRADWSDGARSVVVGLAGNRSLADRVPVTITELNIGPATKALSPAEPS, from the coding sequence ATGACCCGCCTGCGGTACGCCATCATCGGCACAGGCTCACGCGCCCAGATGTACCTCGACGCCATCGCCACAACGCACGCCGACGTGGCGGAGCTCGTTGCCTGGAGCGACACGAACCCCGGCCGTCTCGACTGGTCACGTGCCCAGCATCCCGGGCTCGGCACACCGGCGCGATTCGACACAGACGACATCGCGGGCGCCGTCCGCGCCCACGCGATCGACAGGGTTATCGTCACCACGCCCGACGTCACCCACGCGCACTATGTCGTTGCCGCGCTCGAGGCCGGGGCCGACGCGATCGTGGAAAAACCGCTCACAACCACGGCGGACGGGCTGCGGTCGATCGCAGACGCAGCCGAGCGAACCGGCCGATCGGTCACCGTCACCTTCAACTACCGCTACTCGCCCCGCAACGCCGCACTGAAAAACATCGTGGCTTCTGGGGAAATCGGCGAGGTCACCAGCGTCGACTTCTCGTGGATGCTCGACACGTCACACGGAGCCGATTACTTCCGCCGTTGGCACCGCGACAAGAGCACTTCCGGCGGGCTTCTCATCCACAAATCCAGTCATCACTTCGACCTCGTCGGCTGGTGGCTGGACGACGTTGCCTCGCGCGTTTTCGCCAGCGGAGGTCTGCGCTTCTACGGCGCCGACAACGCCGCCGCACGCGGCCTCGGTGAGCGCCCCGACCGCGGATCGGCCGATTCATCGCTCTCCGACCGCTTCACACTGGACATGCGTAACGACGACAAGCTGCGTGGCCTGTACCTCGATCAGGAACACCACGACGGCTACCTCCGCGACCGCGATGTGTTCTCGGGCGGCATCACGATCGAGGACAACCTCGCGCTCATCGTCGACTATGCGCGGGGGGCCACAATGTCGTACTCCCTCAATGCCCACTCACCGTGGGAGGGATACATCGTCGCGATCAACGGCACTCAGGGTCGCGCCGAACTCACTGTCGTCGAACGCGGCGCCACCCTCGCGGGCGATGGAAAAGACGTCGTCGTCGACCCCAGCGCGACTCCCGATGACGTGACCGCAACGGACACCCGCCCCGAGGGAGAACGCCTCGTCGTCCAGAAGCACTTCTCCCCCGCAGAAGAAATACCGATCCCTCGCGGCGAAGGCGGACACGGCGGCGGCGATGCGAAGTTGCTGCACGATGTCTTCGTCGGTACCCGCCCCGATCCTCTGGGATTCCGGGCAGACTGGTCGGACGGCGCCCGCAGCGTCGTCGTCGGCCTCGCCGGAAACCGCTCGCTGGCCGACCGCGTCCCGGTAACCATCACCGAGCTGAACATCGGCCCCGCGACAAAAGCCCTCTCCCCGGCAGAGCCATCATGA
- a CDS encoding NAD-dependent epimerase/dehydratase family protein: MTRVAVTGGAGRLGASVIDRLIYHGYDVVSFDRVTSDRVRSRQVTVDLLDEHATQAAFAAERPDAVVHLAAIAVPGQLPDPEMYRINTQLVWSVLEATTACGANRMLLASSPTVLGYHAPAGWTPDYLPLDEDHPVAPWNGYSTSKVAMEGIVRMAVRRGDALRLGIFRPCYVIAPEEWEGAPTQQGHTVNERLANPLLSAVALFNYVDARDAGDFVATWITKAHEIPNGETFFVGAPDALATQSTADAIRAHLPAFAEHADSITAHQSMFSSERAERLLGWRASRLWRDNVREPDTTPEPQEALR, translated from the coding sequence ATGACCCGCGTTGCCGTCACCGGAGGAGCCGGTCGCCTCGGAGCAAGCGTCATCGATCGTCTGATCTATCACGGCTATGACGTCGTCTCCTTCGACAGAGTCACGTCCGACCGGGTTCGGAGCCGGCAGGTAACCGTCGATCTGCTCGATGAACACGCTACCCAGGCGGCGTTCGCCGCCGAACGGCCCGATGCCGTTGTGCACCTCGCGGCGATCGCCGTGCCCGGTCAGCTCCCGGATCCCGAGATGTACCGCATCAACACACAGCTCGTGTGGTCGGTTCTCGAAGCGACCACAGCGTGCGGCGCCAACAGGATGCTCCTCGCATCGAGCCCGACGGTGCTCGGCTATCACGCACCGGCCGGATGGACCCCCGACTACCTTCCCCTGGACGAGGATCACCCCGTCGCCCCCTGGAACGGCTATTCCACGTCGAAGGTGGCCATGGAAGGCATCGTCCGAATGGCCGTTCGGCGCGGCGATGCCCTGCGCCTCGGCATCTTCCGCCCCTGCTACGTGATTGCCCCCGAAGAATGGGAGGGGGCTCCCACACAGCAGGGCCACACGGTGAACGAACGCCTGGCCAACCCGCTGCTGTCCGCTGTCGCCCTGTTCAACTACGTCGATGCTCGTGACGCGGGAGACTTCGTTGCGACGTGGATCACCAAAGCGCACGAGATCCCCAACGGCGAGACCTTCTTCGTTGGCGCGCCGGATGCTCTCGCCACACAGTCAACGGCCGACGCAATTCGCGCTCATCTCCCGGCTTTCGCCGAGCACGCGGACAGCATCACGGCGCACCAATCGATGTTCTCGAGCGAACGCGCCGAGCGCTTGCTCGGTTGGCGAGCCTCGCGCCTGTGGCGCGACAACGTCCGTGAACCTGACACAACGCCCGAACCACAGGAGGCTCTCCGATGA